A genomic segment from Variovorax paradoxus B4 encodes:
- a CDS encoding type VI secretion system accessory protein TagJ, translating into MGDGFAVLGERSVAEHTEWVQRQIRASPQNASLRLALCHFLALRGDWQRAEDQLKLAAKIDPSFAPASATCAMALAAERHRTEFWNGGRAPAVIAGQADWVAGLIAAAALPFEQAAEAADLREAARQEAPALQGTLSCVDRTDSRAVQAIDGEPVETGEFAWLCDGDVRMGAVLELLTPSGYAWLPLPAVRRLKFSRPQHLVDLLWAPAEIELHDGRGLNGLVPVRYPGALDALDDETTLGRRTDWLPLAGEDQYAGVGQRTLISEAGDHSLLDIRLVEFAPAESAAQ; encoded by the coding sequence TGCTGGGCGAGCGCTCGGTGGCCGAACACACCGAATGGGTGCAGCGGCAGATTCGCGCGAGTCCACAGAATGCCAGCCTGCGGCTTGCCCTGTGCCACTTTCTTGCGCTGCGGGGCGACTGGCAGCGGGCTGAAGACCAGCTCAAGCTGGCCGCGAAGATCGATCCTTCCTTCGCTCCTGCCAGTGCCACCTGCGCGATGGCGCTGGCCGCCGAGCGGCATCGAACCGAATTCTGGAACGGCGGCCGTGCGCCGGCCGTCATTGCCGGCCAGGCCGACTGGGTTGCGGGGCTGATCGCCGCCGCGGCGCTGCCGTTCGAGCAGGCCGCGGAAGCGGCCGACCTGCGCGAAGCCGCGCGGCAGGAGGCCCCCGCATTGCAGGGCACGCTGAGCTGCGTCGACCGGACGGATTCGCGGGCCGTGCAGGCCATCGACGGCGAGCCGGTGGAAACCGGCGAGTTCGCCTGGCTCTGCGATGGCGACGTGCGCATGGGCGCCGTGCTCGAACTCCTCACGCCTTCGGGCTATGCGTGGCTGCCGCTGCCGGCGGTGCGCCGTCTCAAGTTTTCCCGTCCGCAGCATCTGGTCGACCTGCTCTGGGCGCCGGCCGAGATCGAGCTGCATGACGGCCGCGGACTCAACGGCCTGGTGCCGGTGCGCTATCCCGGCGCGCTCGATGCGCTGGACGACGAAACAACCCTGGGCCGCCGCACCGACTGGCTGCCGCTGGCCGGCGAAGACCAGTATGCCGGCGTGGGCCAGCGCACGCTGATCAGCGAAGCCGGCGACCATTCGCTGCTCGATATCCGCCTCGTCGAGTTCGCGCCTGCCGAGAGTGCTGCGCAGTGA
- the tssH gene encoding type VI secretion system ATPase TssH, whose amino-acid sequence MTDIRRVSLFSKLNPMLYKALETATAFAKLRGNAYVELVHWLHQILQLQDSDLLRIVKRAGLNLDAVEQDLVRALDRLPHGATSISDISEHVDNAVERAWVYASLRFEATSIRGAYLLAGIVKTPGLRQVLSGISREFDKIVPDVLIAQLPAWTEGSPEDDFDAAAAPGQAAAAVSHQGEGAAAGGSALAKYASDLTAKARAGELDPVYGRDDEIRQIIDILMRRRQNNPLLTGEAGVGKTAVVEGLASRLAAGDVPPSLKDVSLWVLDPTLLQAGAGVKGEFEQRLRQVIDEVEKSPRPIVLFVDEVHTLVGAGGTAGTGDAANLLKPALARGRLRTIGATTWSEYKKYIEKDPALTRRFQTIQVHEPTESKAVVMLRGISAELEKHHGVLILDAALEAAVSLSHRYIPARQLPDKAVSLLDTACARVALSQHALPAAIEDLQRRIEVLGIESGIAGREAAIGVGEHQRVEDIAAQVAVARAELDLLEKRRVEESVLVERIVALRKLLSPDAVPVRAEAQPDDEAEEEGDAEEEGDAEAPARAEAVLSEPERTPEEIRAELDQAQDRLVQLQGESPLILAAVDAQAIATVVADWTGIPIGRMVRDDAQSVLRLGEILSARVVAQPDALETISRRIRTARARLDNPNKPVGVFLLCGPSGVGKTETALALSEALYGGEQNLVTINMSEFQESHTVSTLKGAPPGYVGYGEGGVLTEAVRRRPYSVVLLDEIEKAHPDVHEIFFQVFDKGWMEDGEGRHIDFRNTVIIMTSNVGTDLVMQLCEDPTLRPDPEPLAAALREPLLKVFAPALLGRLVVVPYYPLQADALHRIIRLQLDRIAARLDANHGIALDYNDSAVELVARRCTAIESGGRMIDAILTHTILPRLSEEVIGATVSARKLAGVRLSAANDDFHYEFSER is encoded by the coding sequence ATGACCGATATCCGCCGCGTCTCCCTTTTCTCCAAGCTGAATCCGATGCTCTACAAGGCATTGGAGACCGCCACCGCATTCGCCAAGCTGCGCGGCAACGCCTACGTGGAGCTGGTGCACTGGCTGCACCAGATCCTGCAACTGCAGGACAGCGACCTGCTGCGCATCGTCAAGCGCGCCGGCCTCAACCTCGATGCGGTCGAGCAGGACCTCGTGCGCGCGCTCGACCGACTGCCGCACGGCGCCACGTCGATCAGCGACATTTCGGAGCACGTCGACAACGCCGTCGAGCGCGCCTGGGTCTATGCGAGCCTGCGCTTCGAGGCCACATCGATCCGCGGTGCCTACCTGCTCGCGGGCATCGTCAAGACCCCGGGGCTGCGCCAGGTGCTCTCGGGCATCTCGCGCGAGTTCGACAAGATCGTGCCCGACGTTCTCATTGCCCAGCTTCCCGCATGGACCGAGGGCTCGCCCGAGGACGACTTCGACGCTGCGGCCGCGCCGGGGCAAGCCGCCGCAGCAGTGTCCCACCAGGGCGAGGGCGCTGCCGCGGGCGGCTCTGCGCTGGCCAAGTACGCGAGCGACCTCACGGCCAAGGCGCGTGCGGGCGAGCTCGATCCGGTCTACGGCCGCGACGACGAGATCCGCCAGATCATCGACATCCTCATGCGCCGGCGGCAGAACAATCCGCTGCTCACCGGCGAAGCGGGCGTGGGCAAGACGGCCGTGGTCGAAGGGCTGGCCTCGCGGCTCGCGGCGGGCGACGTGCCGCCCTCGCTCAAGGATGTGTCGCTCTGGGTGCTCGACCCCACGCTGCTGCAGGCCGGCGCGGGCGTGAAGGGTGAGTTCGAGCAGCGGCTGCGCCAGGTGATCGACGAGGTCGAGAAGAGCCCCAGGCCCATCGTGCTGTTCGTCGACGAGGTGCACACGCTGGTCGGCGCGGGCGGCACGGCCGGCACCGGCGATGCGGCCAACCTGCTGAAGCCGGCGCTCGCGCGCGGGCGGCTGCGCACCATCGGCGCCACCACCTGGTCCGAGTACAAGAAGTACATCGAAAAGGACCCGGCGCTCACGCGGCGCTTCCAGACCATCCAGGTGCACGAGCCCACCGAGTCCAAGGCCGTGGTCATGCTGCGCGGCATTTCGGCCGAGCTGGAGAAGCATCACGGCGTGCTCATTCTCGATGCCGCGCTCGAAGCGGCCGTGAGCCTGTCGCACCGCTACATTCCCGCGCGCCAGCTGCCCGACAAGGCCGTGAGCCTGCTCGACACCGCTTGCGCGCGCGTGGCCCTGAGCCAGCATGCGCTGCCCGCCGCGATCGAAGACCTGCAGCGCCGCATCGAGGTGCTGGGCATCGAGTCGGGCATTGCCGGGCGCGAGGCGGCGATCGGCGTCGGCGAGCACCAGCGCGTGGAGGACATTGCGGCCCAGGTGGCCGTGGCGCGGGCCGAGCTCGACCTGCTCGAGAAGCGGCGCGTGGAAGAAAGCGTGCTCGTCGAGCGCATCGTGGCACTGCGCAAGCTGCTGTCGCCCGACGCGGTGCCGGTGCGGGCCGAGGCGCAGCCGGATGACGAGGCCGAGGAGGAGGGCGATGCCGAGGAGGAGGGCGATGCCGAGGCACCGGCCCGGGCCGAGGCCGTTCTGTCCGAGCCCGAGCGAACGCCCGAAGAGATCCGCGCCGAACTCGACCAGGCGCAGGACCGGCTCGTGCAGCTGCAGGGCGAATCCCCGCTCATCCTGGCGGCCGTCGACGCGCAGGCCATTGCCACCGTGGTGGCCGACTGGACCGGCATTCCGATCGGCCGCATGGTGCGCGACGACGCGCAGTCGGTGCTGCGCCTCGGCGAGATCCTCTCGGCCCGCGTCGTCGCGCAGCCCGATGCGCTGGAGACCATCTCGCGGCGCATCCGCACCGCCCGCGCGCGGCTCGACAATCCGAACAAGCCCGTCGGCGTGTTCCTGCTGTGCGGCCCCTCGGGCGTGGGCAAGACCGAGACCGCGCTGGCGCTGTCCGAAGCGCTGTACGGCGGCGAGCAGAACCTCGTCACCATCAACATGAGCGAGTTCCAGGAGTCGCACACCGTCTCCACGCTCAAGGGCGCGCCGCCGGGCTACGTGGGCTACGGCGAAGGCGGCGTGCTCACCGAGGCCGTGCGCCGGCGTCCGTACAGCGTGGTGCTGCTCGACGAAATCGAGAAGGCCCACCCCGATGTGCACGAGATCTTCTTCCAGGTGTTCGACAAGGGCTGGATGGAAGACGGCGAGGGCCGCCACATCGATTTCCGCAACACCGTGATCATCATGACCTCCAACGTCGGCACCGACCTGGTCATGCAGCTGTGCGAAGACCCGACCCTGCGCCCCGACCCGGAGCCCTTGGCGGCCGCATTGCGCGAACCGCTGCTCAAGGTGTTCGCGCCGGCGCTGCTGGGCCGGCTGGTTGTAGTGCCTTATTACCCGTTGCAAGCCGATGCGTTGCACCGCATCATTCGCCTTCAGCTCGACCGTATTGCCGCGCGCCTCGATGCAAACCATGGCATTGCCCTGGACTACAACGACAGCGCCGTCGAACTGGTGGCGCGCCGGTGCACCGCCATCGAGTCGGGCGGACGGATGATCGATGCGATCCTCACGCACACCATCCTTCCGCGGTTGAGCGAAGAAGTCATCGGTGCCACGGTCAGTGCGCGCAAGCTCGCCGGCGTGCGGTTGAGCGCGGCGAACGACGATTTCCACTACGAATTTTCTGAACGCTGA
- the tssF gene encoding type VI secretion system baseplate subunit TssF yields the protein MDARLLDYYNRELTYMHELGAEFAQRYPKIAGRLGMRGIEVSDPYVERLLEGFSFLTARIQLKMDAEFPRFSQRLLEVVYPNFLAPLPAMAVVQIDGNLNEGSLKAGYELPRHTIMRGRMIKGEQTACEFRTGHEVTLWPIRIADAGIGPVPAEIAHAMPAVAQRAKSAITIKLEAVGGTTFAELPIDRLEFFLSGAELHALRVLELAVHHSIGTVCRSGPGSKARIVPLGDEAIRHEGFDPEQALLPYDARSFQGYRLLHEYFAFPDRYLFFSVKNLRAAASAMGGTTMEIVILLDRADGDLERLVDAKHFSLFCTPIINLVPRRSDRIPVGPGQHEHHAVIDRTRPRDFEIFTVERVTGHMASGSEEREFRPFLGSFAADDGDFGAYFSLRREPRLVSDRARAQGTRTSYTGSEVYVSLVDQHDAPFPHSLRHITIDALCTNRDLPLLLPTGLESDFSLRVSAPVRGIRILRGPSRPYPALAEGALTWRLISHLGLNYLSLTDIDATQGAAALREMLDLYGNLADPAVRRQIQGVRSMALAPVFRRLPEPGPIVFGRGVEIALKIDEVAFSGASPYLFGAVLEQFFSRHVSLNAFTEFALSSLQRGEIARWTPRIGRRPAV from the coding sequence ATGGACGCAAGGCTGCTCGACTACTACAACCGCGAGCTCACCTACATGCACGAGCTCGGTGCCGAGTTCGCGCAGCGCTACCCGAAGATCGCCGGGCGGCTGGGCATGCGCGGCATCGAGGTCAGCGACCCGTACGTGGAGCGCCTGCTCGAGGGCTTCAGCTTTCTCACGGCGCGCATCCAGCTCAAGATGGACGCGGAGTTTCCGCGCTTTTCGCAGCGGCTGCTCGAGGTGGTGTACCCCAACTTCCTCGCGCCGCTGCCCGCCATGGCCGTGGTGCAGATCGACGGCAACCTCAATGAAGGCTCGCTGAAGGCCGGCTACGAACTGCCGCGCCACACGATCATGCGCGGGCGCATGATCAAGGGCGAGCAGACGGCCTGCGAATTCCGCACCGGCCACGAGGTCACGCTGTGGCCCATCAGGATCGCGGATGCGGGCATCGGACCCGTGCCTGCAGAGATCGCGCATGCGATGCCCGCGGTGGCCCAGCGGGCCAAGAGCGCGATCACCATCAAGCTCGAAGCCGTGGGCGGCACCACCTTCGCCGAGCTGCCGATCGACCGGCTCGAGTTCTTTCTTTCGGGCGCGGAGCTGCACGCGCTGCGCGTGCTCGAACTCGCGGTGCACCACAGCATCGGCACCGTATGCCGCAGCGGCCCGGGCAGCAAGGCGCGGATCGTTCCGCTCGGCGACGAAGCCATTCGCCACGAGGGCTTCGATCCCGAGCAGGCGCTGCTGCCTTATGACGCGCGCTCGTTCCAGGGCTACCGGCTGCTGCACGAGTACTTCGCCTTCCCCGACCGCTACCTGTTCTTCAGCGTGAAGAACCTGCGCGCGGCGGCCTCCGCCATGGGCGGCACCACGATGGAAATCGTGATCCTGCTCGACCGCGCCGACGGCGACCTGGAGCGGCTGGTCGACGCCAAGCACTTCTCGCTGTTCTGCACGCCCATCATCAACCTGGTGCCGCGCCGCAGCGACCGCATTCCGGTGGGCCCCGGGCAGCACGAGCACCATGCGGTGATCGACCGCACGCGTCCGCGCGACTTCGAGATCTTCACCGTCGAGCGCGTCACGGGCCACATGGCGAGCGGCTCGGAAGAGCGCGAGTTCAGGCCCTTCCTGGGTTCGTTCGCCGCCGACGACGGCGACTTCGGCGCGTACTTCTCGCTGCGCCGCGAGCCGCGCCTGGTGTCCGACCGTGCACGCGCGCAAGGCACCCGCACCAGCTACACCGGCAGCGAGGTGTACGTGTCGCTCGTCGACCAGCACGACGCGCCCTTTCCGCACAGCCTGCGCCACATCACGATCGACGCGCTGTGCACCAACCGCGACCTGCCGCTGCTGCTGCCGACCGGGCTGGAGTCGGACTTCTCGCTGCGCGTGTCGGCGCCGGTGCGCGGCATCCGCATCCTGCGCGGGCCGTCGCGGCCCTATCCCGCGCTGGCCGAAGGCGCGCTGACCTGGCGCCTGATCAGCCACCTGGGCCTCAACTACCTGAGCCTGACCGACATCGACGCCACGCAGGGCGCGGCCGCATTGCGCGAGATGCTCGATCTCTACGGCAACCTGGCCGACCCCGCGGTGCGCCGCCAGATCCAGGGCGTGCGCTCGATGGCGCTGGCGCCGGTGTTCCGCCGCCTGCCCGAGCCGGGACCGATCGTCTTCGGGCGCGGGGTGGAAATCGCGCTGAAGATCGACGAAGTGGCCTTCTCGGGAGCGAGCCCTTATCTTTTCGGCGCCGTGCTGGAGCAGTTCTTCAGCCGGCACGTGTCGCTCAACGCGTTCACCGAGTTCGCGCTCTCCAGTCTGCAGCGCGGCGAGATCGCGCGCTGGACGCCGCGCATCGGACGCCGCCCAGCCGTATGA
- a CDS encoding type VI secretion system Vgr family protein, producing MHGTEGLSQLFEFEVDLLSPSVSLDMKSVLGKPLSLEIQTAGEPRFLNGQIVRFTMVGKEGGSSRYVLYRATVRPWLWYLTRTSDCKIFQNKSVVDILQEVFADYNFAFEKKLSGTYRQWEYCVQYQETDFAFVSRLMEHEGIYYYFKHEKGEHTLVLADDIGAHETLPGYPKISYLAADRNPDPFQEVIDQWQVTEEIRPGTYVVDDYDFKKSKADLMGMRSQPRGNPHDTYEIYEWLGGFSEAEQGEHYSRIRLEEAQSQAERDVGHSSVRGMAPGYRFTMQNCPRQDDNREYLIVSVSYALREGGYESGAAESHYSFSFAVQPTSYAFRPPRVTPMTRTNGPQTATVVGRAGQEYWVDQYGRVKVQFRWDRYGKSDENSSCWVRVSSAWAGSNYGAVNHPRKGQEVIVDFIGGHPDRPIIIGRVYNSDQMPPLELPAKVTVSGFVSRSQDGTPANANEFILDDAPGCELVRIHAEKDFELDVEADERDTIAGDRTTVIEGADDYTTNTSLTETINGPHTVTVNEGGPQNITVNGGPQNVKIKGGNQDVYVDGDQIIHVTGSRTDTVDSGETRTITGGLTEDITGRQKTTISAAYEETSGTKNVSVSKGNENYWVSGDSVRIVGGASNLYSVGTVQVDTVGGINLFANSGDVNITTPDQFNVHANVISLTSDHKDISYTNSLKTHAGSTITTIADLSITSMTPFANSLAWANSFTFAPLSETVNAASTNIGGASADIKAFRWSNRAFNQKQESQVSIGPIYVDIKILVLFP from the coding sequence ATGCACGGCACCGAGGGGTTGTCGCAGCTGTTCGAGTTCGAGGTCGACCTGTTGAGCCCGAGCGTGTCGCTCGACATGAAGTCGGTGCTGGGCAAGCCGCTCTCGCTCGAGATACAGACGGCGGGCGAACCTCGTTTCCTGAATGGGCAGATCGTTCGCTTCACGATGGTCGGCAAGGAAGGGGGCTCGTCGCGCTACGTGCTGTACCGCGCCACTGTGCGGCCCTGGCTCTGGTATCTGACGCGCACCAGCGACTGCAAGATCTTCCAGAACAAGTCGGTCGTCGACATCCTCCAGGAAGTGTTCGCCGACTACAACTTCGCGTTCGAGAAGAAGCTCAGCGGAACCTACCGCCAGTGGGAGTACTGCGTGCAGTACCAGGAGACCGACTTCGCCTTCGTGAGCCGGTTGATGGAGCATGAAGGCATCTACTACTACTTCAAGCACGAGAAGGGCGAGCACACGCTGGTGCTTGCCGACGACATCGGCGCCCACGAAACCCTGCCGGGCTATCCGAAGATCAGCTATCTTGCGGCCGACCGCAACCCGGACCCGTTCCAGGAGGTAATCGACCAGTGGCAGGTGACCGAGGAAATCCGCCCCGGCACCTATGTGGTGGACGACTACGATTTCAAGAAGTCGAAGGCCGACCTCATGGGCATGCGCAGCCAGCCGCGCGGGAATCCTCACGACACCTACGAGATCTACGAATGGCTGGGCGGCTTCAGCGAGGCCGAGCAGGGCGAGCACTACTCGCGCATCCGGCTCGAAGAGGCGCAATCGCAGGCCGAGCGCGACGTCGGCCACTCCAGCGTGCGTGGCATGGCGCCGGGCTACCGCTTCACGATGCAGAACTGCCCGCGGCAGGACGACAACCGCGAATACCTGATCGTGTCGGTGTCCTATGCGCTGCGCGAAGGCGGGTATGAGAGCGGTGCGGCCGAAAGCCACTACAGCTTCAGCTTCGCGGTGCAGCCGACCTCGTACGCATTCCGTCCGCCGCGCGTCACGCCGATGACCCGGACCAACGGGCCGCAGACCGCGACGGTGGTGGGCAGGGCAGGCCAGGAGTACTGGGTCGACCAATACGGCCGCGTGAAGGTGCAGTTCCGCTGGGACCGCTACGGCAAGAGCGACGAGAACAGCTCATGCTGGGTGCGCGTTTCCAGCGCCTGGGCCGGCTCGAACTACGGCGCCGTCAATCATCCGCGCAAGGGCCAGGAAGTGATCGTCGATTTCATCGGCGGCCATCCCGACCGGCCCATCATCATCGGCCGCGTCTACAACTCCGACCAGATGCCGCCGCTGGAACTGCCCGCGAAGGTTACCGTGAGCGGCTTCGTGAGCCGCAGCCAGGACGGCACGCCGGCGAATGCCAACGAGTTCATTCTGGACGATGCGCCGGGCTGCGAACTGGTCCGGATTCATGCCGAGAAGGATTTCGAGCTCGATGTGGAAGCGGACGAGCGCGACACCATCGCCGGCGATCGCACCACGGTGATCGAGGGCGCCGACGACTACACCACCAACACCTCGCTCACCGAGACGATCAACGGCCCGCATACCGTGACGGTCAACGAGGGGGGACCGCAGAACATCACCGTCAATGGCGGTCCGCAGAACGTCAAGATCAAAGGTGGCAACCAAGATGTCTACGTCGATGGCGACCAGATCATTCACGTGACCGGCAGTCGCACAGACACGGTGGACAGCGGCGAGACCCGGACGATAACTGGTGGTTTGACCGAAGATATAACGGGACGTCAGAAAACGACGATTTCCGCAGCATATGAAGAAACCTCAGGAACCAAGAATGTTTCGGTCAGCAAGGGAAACGAAAACTATTGGGTGAGTGGAGACAGCGTTCGGATTGTTGGAGGCGCGTCAAATCTGTATTCGGTCGGGACGGTTCAGGTCGACACCGTCGGCGGCATAAATCTCTTTGCGAACTCAGGCGACGTCAACATAACGACGCCGGATCAGTTCAACGTGCACGCGAACGTCATCAGCCTGACTTCGGACCACAAGGACATCAGTTACACGAATTCGCTGAAGACCCATGCCGGCAGCACGATCACCACCATCGCGGACCTGTCCATCACGTCGATGACGCCGTTTGCAAATTCGCTGGCTTGGGCGAATTCATTTACCTTCGCACCGCTGTCGGAGACCGTCAACGCGGCGAGCACCAACATCGGCGGCGCCAGTGCCGACATCAAAGCCTTCCGCTGGTCGAACCGAGCTTTCAACCAAAAACAGGAATCCCAGGTCTCGATCGGTCCAATCTACGTGGACATCAAGATTCTGGTGCTCTTTCCGTGA
- the tssG gene encoding type VI secretion system baseplate subunit TssG produces MSMSTADLADDSQQAPPIAPEDAAARAPRRGAPEADPVLWAGLVDQPFEHDLFMLLRRLDAHGGHPLLGRAPRPLDEPLRLGQEPSMAFAPSNVSGVDVDGDGPPRISIYGFGLFGPNGPLPLHLTEYARERKRHHSDNTLSAFADLFHHRLILLFYRAWADAQSVNSLDRPDGHRFVDYVASLMNMGQPGLKERDRIADHARTFMAGHLVRQTRNPEGLIQILRLYFDVPVRVEEFVSDWVMLDERQVSRIGTSGRNQKLGAGATIGLAVRDAQGKFRLELGPLSQNEFRDFLPGSKRLQQVVDWVRQYVGIEFAWELRLVLKKQEALGMQLGSDQRLGWGSWLGTRLSPTDAGDMLFQPEALYSRSASAASVAAEASSMAL; encoded by the coding sequence ATGAGCATGAGCACAGCCGACCTCGCCGACGATTCGCAGCAGGCGCCGCCGATCGCGCCCGAGGATGCTGCGGCACGCGCGCCGCGGCGCGGCGCTCCCGAGGCCGATCCGGTCCTGTGGGCCGGCCTGGTCGACCAGCCTTTCGAGCACGACCTGTTCATGCTGCTGCGCCGCCTCGACGCACACGGCGGCCACCCCCTGCTGGGCCGCGCACCGCGCCCGCTCGACGAGCCGTTGCGCCTGGGGCAGGAGCCTTCGATGGCCTTTGCGCCGTCGAACGTCTCGGGTGTCGATGTCGACGGCGATGGCCCGCCGCGCATCTCGATCTACGGCTTCGGCCTGTTCGGCCCCAACGGGCCGCTGCCACTGCACCTGACCGAGTACGCGCGCGAACGCAAGCGCCACCACAGCGACAACACGCTCAGCGCCTTCGCCGACCTGTTCCACCACCGGCTCATCCTGCTGTTCTACCGGGCCTGGGCCGATGCGCAGTCGGTCAACAGCCTGGACCGCCCCGACGGCCACCGCTTCGTCGACTATGTGGCGAGCCTCATGAACATGGGGCAGCCGGGGCTCAAGGAACGCGACCGCATTGCCGACCATGCGCGCACCTTCATGGCCGGGCACCTCGTGCGCCAGACGCGCAACCCCGAGGGCCTGATCCAGATCCTCCGGCTGTACTTCGACGTGCCCGTGCGCGTCGAGGAGTTCGTGAGCGACTGGGTGATGCTCGACGAGCGGCAGGTCAGCCGCATCGGCACTTCCGGGCGCAACCAGAAGCTGGGCGCCGGCGCCACCATCGGCCTGGCGGTGCGCGATGCGCAGGGCAAGTTCCGCCTGGAGCTGGGACCGCTCTCGCAGAACGAGTTTCGCGACTTCCTGCCGGGCAGCAAGCGCCTGCAGCAGGTGGTCGACTGGGTGCGCCAGTACGTGGGCATCGAGTTTGCCTGGGAGCTGCGCCTCGTGCTCAAGAAGCAGGAAGCCCTCGGCATGCAGCTGGGCAGCGACCAGCGCCTGGGCTGGGGAAGCTGGCTCGGCACGCGCCTCTCGCCCACCGACGCCGGCGACATGCTGTTCCAGCCCGAAGCCCTGTATTCCCGTTCCGCTTCGGCTGCTTCCGTGGCGGCCGAAGCCTCTTCCATGGCCTTATGA
- the tssE gene encoding type VI secretion system baseplate subunit TssE, which yields MEADGDQQESVARDRLQPVLLDRLTDKQPQSRQERAGAFLMSGKLLRDSVLRDLQWLLNTTNFGADHTINAMPRARRSVVNYGVRGWAGGRMSEVNFADVEAAIRAAIIDFEPRIMKDSIDVRCVTDASDLEHHNLLALEIRGTLWSVPYPIEFILRSELDLESGHMVLRPTGGL from the coding sequence ATGGAGGCCGATGGCGACCAGCAAGAAAGCGTTGCACGCGACCGCCTGCAGCCGGTGCTGCTCGACCGCCTGACCGACAAGCAGCCGCAAAGCCGCCAGGAGCGCGCGGGTGCATTCCTGATGAGCGGAAAGCTGCTGCGCGACTCGGTGCTGCGCGATCTGCAATGGCTGCTCAACACCACCAATTTCGGTGCGGACCACACCATCAACGCCATGCCGCGCGCGCGGCGCTCGGTCGTGAACTACGGCGTGCGCGGCTGGGCCGGCGGACGCATGTCGGAGGTCAACTTCGCGGACGTCGAGGCCGCCATCCGCGCCGCGATCATCGACTTCGAGCCGCGCATCATGAAAGACAGTATCGACGTGCGCTGCGTCACCGACGCCTCCGACCTCGAGCACCACAACCTGCTCGCGCTCGAGATCCGCGGCACGCTGTGGTCGGTGCCCTACCCGATCGAATTCATCCTGCGCTCCGAGCTCGACCTCGAGAGCGGCCACATGGTCCTGCGCCCGACGGGAGGACTCTGA